The following proteins are co-located in the Leptospira weilii genome:
- a CDS encoding UDP-N-acetylmuramate--L-alanine ligase: MSSNRLSFQKPFFLGIGGSGMSSLAFLLLSKGLKVGGYDGKHSAIVEKLVLNGATVLHKSDVLKAENYDLAVYSSAIRLDSHPLVKKFKDKGIPLVHRSELLHQVMSEKKQISVAGSHGKTTTSAMTAFLLEKCGMSPSIMVGGEVAFLDGKGGSWGEGEWGIFESDESDGTFNNHNAEIRILTNVDEDHLDHYQTRENLLNAFARYMERASRKLILNLDDIGIRDSLTLVQDHSKILGFSKTFISGGIAKDLSQNSDVETTITRGSNVAQNRAISSNVNSETLRIGKKDISQYSKKKVSIIETSSVRNNTGNDALSDIDSSKIIYYTIESGRLSFRFQEKEYSFSLKYPGEHYLKNALAAILTCFEAGVPIAELVSKISEYSGVSRRLEYLGSKNGIEVYDDYGHHPTEIKAVIQSMESLKKNGRAIILFQPHRYTRTQNLYKEFAESLDTGESVYLLPIYPAGEDPIEGVGAELILDSMKVPAKILPKEISEGIFTLKNSLKPGDKLITLGAGNVRDWGLAFLRD, from the coding sequence ATGAGTTCAAACAGATTGTCCTTTCAAAAACCGTTTTTTTTAGGAATCGGCGGTTCCGGTATGTCCTCTCTCGCGTTTTTACTTTTGAGTAAGGGACTTAAAGTCGGAGGTTACGACGGAAAACATTCGGCGATCGTGGAAAAACTGGTTTTAAACGGCGCAACCGTACTGCATAAATCCGATGTTTTAAAAGCGGAGAATTACGATCTTGCGGTTTATTCCTCCGCGATCCGATTGGATTCCCATCCTTTGGTAAAAAAATTCAAAGACAAGGGAATTCCTTTAGTGCATCGGTCGGAATTGCTTCATCAGGTCATGTCGGAGAAAAAACAAATTTCCGTCGCGGGTTCTCACGGTAAAACGACGACGAGCGCCATGACCGCATTCCTGCTGGAAAAATGCGGGATGTCGCCGTCTATAATGGTTGGAGGAGAAGTCGCGTTTTTGGATGGAAAAGGCGGTTCTTGGGGAGAGGGAGAATGGGGAATATTCGAATCGGACGAGTCGGACGGTACATTCAATAATCATAATGCGGAAATTCGAATTCTTACCAATGTGGACGAAGATCATTTGGACCATTACCAGACTCGGGAGAATCTACTGAACGCTTTTGCGCGTTATATGGAGCGCGCCTCTCGGAAATTGATCTTGAATTTGGACGACATCGGAATCCGCGATTCTCTTACGCTAGTCCAAGACCATTCTAAAATATTAGGCTTTTCTAAAACTTTTATTTCCGGCGGAATTGCAAAGGATCTTTCTCAGAATTCGGACGTAGAAACAACTATCACACGGGGCTCGAATGTTGCGCAAAACAGAGCAATTTCATCTAACGTAAATAGCGAAACGTTACGAATCGGGAAAAAAGATATTTCACAATATTCGAAAAAGAAAGTTTCGATAATCGAAACATCCAGCGTTCGAAACAACACGGGAAACGATGCCTTATCGGATATTGATTCTTCTAAAATCATATATTACACGATCGAGTCGGGCAGACTTAGTTTTCGATTTCAAGAAAAGGAATATTCATTTTCTCTTAAGTATCCGGGAGAACACTATTTAAAAAACGCTTTGGCCGCGATTCTGACCTGCTTTGAAGCGGGTGTGCCCATTGCGGAACTCGTTTCTAAAATCTCGGAATATTCCGGAGTTAGCAGAAGACTCGAGTATCTAGGCAGCAAAAACGGAATCGAAGTCTACGACGACTACGGACATCATCCCACAGAAATCAAGGCGGTGATTCAGTCCATGGAAAGTCTGAAAAAAAACGGAAGGGCGATCATTCTTTTTCAACCACATCGATATACTCGAACACAAAATCTTTATAAGGAATTTGCCGAAAGTCTGGACACCGGAGAATCGGTATATCTTTTACCGATCTACCCCGCAGGAGAAGATCCGATCGAGGGTGTGGGAGCCGAACTTATTTTGGATTCTATGAAAGTTCCCGCAAAAATTCTCCCCAAAGAAATTTCCGAAGGAATTTTCACATTGAAAAATTCTCTGAAGCCCGGAGATAAGCTTATCACTCTAGGGGCCGGCAATGTAAGAGATTGGGGCCTTGCTTTTCTAAGGGATTAA
- a CDS encoding UDP-N-acetylmuramoyl-L-alanyl-D-glutamate--2,6-diaminopimelate ligase, which yields MKMKLTNLLHEFPELKLKFLPEEKDAASIEVEYIQSDSRRANEHDIFCVSDSIGLKKEEFIANTKASLILLRAGSNATTSLNENSTASFKIPSSKIVLECEIDPEQLQGRIASFLLGHPSRDLEIVAVTGTNGKTSLTNILFALAKDQGRSCGLIGTIGVKFGDRLIDTGYTTPDASSLNLVLKQMKDEGVTTVFMEASSHGLKLGRIGGISLKAGVFTNLTQDHLDFHSDMEDYFKSKFRLFEILDVSKSPFAVLDYASPGGNELYQKIRNNFPDLPVKALDGIEGECKVSDISLTLQGTSYVLSLSGNRRQTISTNLLGSFNVRNTALAFLTGLDLGLDQERMLSSLKEIPQIPGRFQIVYSKDRSRMAVVDYAHTPDALENIIRSVRNSRPKRLITLFGCGGDRDRTKRPKMARIAEELSDQVILTSDNPRTEKPETILDEIQSGFSPGFTPLLREVDRARAISKGVAVLPEGGCLLVAGKGHEEYQIIGKEKRHFSDVEEVRKAFGLF from the coding sequence ATGAAAATGAAGTTAACCAATCTTCTCCATGAATTTCCGGAACTCAAACTGAAGTTCCTACCCGAAGAAAAGGATGCCGCTTCGATCGAAGTCGAATACATCCAATCCGATTCGAGAAGAGCGAACGAACACGATATCTTCTGCGTCTCCGATTCGATCGGTTTAAAAAAAGAAGAATTTATTGCGAACACGAAAGCGTCTTTGATTTTGCTGCGCGCGGGTTCGAATGCGACAACCTCGCTCAATGAAAATTCCACTGCCTCTTTCAAAATTCCCTCTTCTAAAATTGTTTTGGAATGTGAAATCGATCCCGAACAACTGCAAGGAAGAATCGCTTCCTTTTTGCTCGGTCATCCTTCCCGCGATTTGGAAATCGTCGCCGTCACGGGAACGAACGGTAAAACTTCCCTTACGAACATTCTCTTCGCTTTAGCAAAAGATCAGGGAAGAAGCTGCGGATTGATCGGGACGATCGGCGTCAAGTTCGGCGACCGCCTGATCGACACGGGTTATACGACTCCGGATGCTTCTTCCTTAAACCTCGTCCTCAAACAGATGAAAGACGAAGGAGTGACAACCGTGTTTATGGAAGCAAGCTCACACGGCCTTAAACTCGGGAGAATCGGCGGAATTTCTTTGAAAGCGGGAGTATTTACCAATCTGACTCAGGATCACTTAGACTTTCATTCCGATATGGAAGATTACTTCAAAAGCAAGTTCCGTCTTTTCGAAATCTTGGACGTTTCAAAATCTCCCTTTGCGGTTTTGGATTACGCTTCTCCGGGCGGAAATGAACTCTATCAGAAAATCAGAAACAATTTTCCGGATTTACCGGTAAAAGCGTTAGACGGCATTGAAGGTGAATGTAAGGTGAGCGATATTTCCCTCACCTTACAAGGGACTTCTTACGTTTTAAGTTTGTCGGGAAACCGTAGACAAACGATTTCCACCAATCTTCTCGGTTCGTTTAACGTTCGGAATACTGCGCTTGCGTTTTTAACAGGACTCGACCTCGGTTTGGACCAAGAAAGGATGCTTTCTTCTTTGAAAGAAATTCCCCAGATTCCGGGTAGGTTTCAGATCGTTTACAGCAAAGATCGTTCTCGAATGGCGGTCGTAGATTACGCGCACACTCCGGACGCTCTCGAAAATATAATCCGAAGTGTGAGGAATTCCAGGCCGAAACGTTTGATTACTCTATTCGGATGCGGAGGCGATCGGGACAGAACCAAACGTCCTAAGATGGCGCGTATCGCGGAGGAACTTTCCGATCAAGTGATACTTACCTCGGATAACCCGAGAACAGAAAAACCTGAAACCATTTTGGACGAGATTCAATCCGGGTTTTCTCCCGGGTTCACTCCGCTTTTGCGGGAAGTCGATCGGGCCCGAGCGATCTCAAAAGGAGTGGCTGTTTTGCCAGAAGGAGGCTGTTTGCTCGTGGCCGGAAAAGGGCACGAAGAATACCAGATCATCGGGAAAGAAAAACGTCATTTCAGCGATGTGGAAGAAGTCCGAAAAGCTTTCGGTCTTTTTTAG
- a CDS encoding UDP-N-acetylglucosamine--N-acetylmuramyl-(pentapeptide) pyrophosphoryl-undecaprenol N-acetylglucosamine transferase, with protein sequence MKSIVIAAGGTGGHISPGVALAEVLTDLKEKIGYENLYLYSLIRNRNNPDLEQAPCPVLWHNLPPLSSNIFLFPFRYTIQILKTFLLFRKLNVDVIIGMGGYSTVSSILYGILFKKKIYLCEQNTVPGNVNRLFFRFANKVAFSFPPKNSAIPCNYQVLGNPLRKKTLPKMSLKFSEKYDTKKKTQFNVLVMGGSQGARQINNIVIALMGHEEINTQFRFRVLTGSALYEEVSQKTKQDAELISYSDNMKEHYEWANFVIARSGSGVLSECAAFALPMILIPYPYAKDDHQMANAKYFELNGAAIVIDQKDEDESHLFRILDRIINNVNLLNDMSISSLQCSHVDASKDTVKYFFSLD encoded by the coding sequence ATGAAATCGATCGTAATCGCGGCCGGCGGAACCGGGGGACATATTTCACCGGGAGTGGCTCTGGCGGAAGTATTAACCGACTTGAAAGAAAAAATCGGATACGAAAACCTATATCTATATTCCTTGATCCGCAACCGAAACAATCCGGATTTAGAACAAGCTCCTTGTCCGGTTCTGTGGCATAACCTTCCGCCGCTTTCGAGCAATATTTTTCTATTTCCTTTTCGTTATACGATTCAGATTTTAAAAACGTTTCTTTTATTCAGAAAATTGAATGTGGACGTAATAATCGGAATGGGAGGTTATTCCACCGTATCTTCCATACTCTACGGAATTCTTTTTAAAAAGAAAATCTATCTCTGCGAACAAAACACCGTACCCGGAAACGTGAACCGACTGTTCTTTCGATTTGCGAACAAAGTCGCCTTTAGTTTTCCGCCGAAAAATTCCGCGATCCCCTGTAATTATCAAGTTCTCGGAAATCCGCTCAGAAAAAAAACGCTTCCTAAGATGTCTTTGAAGTTTTCCGAAAAATACGACACCAAAAAGAAAACACAGTTTAACGTGCTCGTGATGGGCGGAAGTCAGGGAGCGAGACAGATCAATAATATCGTCATCGCATTGATGGGGCACGAGGAAATCAACACTCAGTTTCGATTTCGAGTATTAACCGGTTCCGCGTTATACGAAGAGGTTTCCCAAAAGACAAAGCAGGATGCCGAACTCATCTCTTATTCCGATAACATGAAAGAACACTACGAATGGGCAAACTTCGTGATCGCCCGTTCAGGTTCGGGTGTTCTTTCCGAATGTGCGGCGTTCGCGTTACCTATGATTTTGATTCCTTATCCGTACGCGAAAGACGATCACCAGATGGCGAACGCGAAATACTTCGAACTCAACGGGGCCGCGATCGTTATCGATCAAAAGGACGAGGACGAATCCCATCTTTTTAGAATATTGGATCGAATAATAAATAACGTGAATTTGTTAAACGACATGTCTATCAGTTCTCTTCAGTGCTCCCACGTGGACGCCTCCAAAGACACAGTGAAGTATTTCTTTTCTCTCGATTGA
- a CDS encoding FtsW/RodA/SpoVE family cell cycle protein, protein MTEFIARKWKEIWLPGKNSLDILLIVTIFILLFSGLCVMYSSSSISAWREFKDSEYFLKKQAIWICIGLVFFFFFSVFPYQKLEKLALVGMIAAIGLLVSVFIPGVGKSVSTYYGRNFHRWIAIGPYQLQPSEVAKVAVLIYLSSLFQKLKSAPDYKKLLIPALFLLTVIVLILIEPAFGTTLEILFVILGFIFLFGVPFRNLLAIGIVSLPLIYVLIDRVGYRKKRVEVWLDPYRYRFDEGHQLVTSFRAFLDGGWFGNKLASGYAHRYLTYSHTDFVLATFVEDFGFFGFLTFIFLILLLLFRSFYLVQKVKDPFGFYLGAGILIILGTQFIINMFVVTGIFPITGISLPFVSYGGSSILIVLISLGILVNITRKENLGL, encoded by the coding sequence ATGACCGAGTTTATCGCAAGAAAATGGAAAGAGATCTGGCTTCCGGGAAAAAATTCTCTGGACATTCTTTTGATCGTAACAATCTTTATTCTTCTTTTTTCCGGACTTTGCGTTATGTATTCTTCTTCGAGCATCTCCGCTTGGAGAGAGTTTAAAGATTCAGAATATTTTTTAAAGAAACAGGCGATCTGGATCTGCATCGGCCTGGTTTTCTTCTTTTTCTTTTCTGTTTTTCCTTATCAAAAACTTGAAAAGCTCGCCTTGGTAGGCATGATCGCCGCGATCGGTCTTTTGGTTTCGGTGTTTATACCCGGAGTTGGAAAATCCGTTTCCACTTACTACGGAAGAAATTTCCACAGATGGATCGCGATCGGTCCGTATCAATTACAACCTTCGGAGGTCGCAAAAGTCGCCGTTCTCATTTATCTTTCTTCCCTGTTTCAAAAGTTGAAGTCCGCCCCCGATTACAAAAAACTTCTGATTCCCGCTCTATTTCTTTTGACAGTAATCGTTTTGATTCTAATCGAGCCTGCTTTCGGAACCACTCTCGAAATCCTGTTTGTGATTTTGGGTTTTATCTTTTTATTCGGAGTTCCGTTTAGAAATCTGCTCGCCATAGGAATCGTTTCTCTTCCCCTGATCTACGTTTTAATCGATCGTGTCGGTTATCGAAAGAAGAGAGTGGAGGTTTGGCTCGATCCGTATCGTTATCGTTTCGACGAGGGGCACCAGCTCGTAACATCGTTTCGTGCTTTTTTAGACGGGGGCTGGTTTGGAAATAAATTAGCGTCCGGTTACGCGCACAGATATCTAACATATAGTCATACCGACTTCGTACTCGCGACGTTCGTCGAAGATTTCGGTTTTTTCGGGTTTCTGACTTTCATTTTTCTGATCCTTCTTTTGTTATTCCGAAGTTTTTATCTCGTCCAAAAAGTCAAAGATCCGTTCGGATTTTATTTAGGAGCGGGAATTCTGATTATCTTAGGCACTCAGTTTATCATCAATATGTTCGTCGTTACCGGAATTTTTCCGATTACGGGGATCAGTTTGCCGTTCGTGAGTTACGGAGGATCATCAATTCTCATCGTACTGATTTCTCTTGGAATTCTTGTCAATATTACGCGAAAGGAAAACCTGGGTTTATGA
- a CDS encoding HIT family protein has product MEESNSTQWGAPRKNLFSIHKLDYVRGKRPDVDCILCEICRQNPEVPSLIVAETDLTIVSVNLYPYNPGHLIVFPKRHILAYEELTREEVMEIHDGTVKAISILKNLWNVQGFNLGYNLGKNAGGSIPHIHEHIVPRFPNEAGFLDVLANSRIVIYEPYEMHKEWVRVWKEFS; this is encoded by the coding sequence ATGGAAGAATCGAATTCTACGCAATGGGGCGCGCCCAGGAAAAATCTTTTTTCAATTCATAAACTGGACTATGTAAGGGGAAAAAGACCGGATGTGGATTGTATCCTTTGTGAAATTTGCAGGCAGAATCCCGAAGTTCCCAGTCTTATCGTTGCCGAGACGGATCTAACGATCGTGTCGGTCAATCTTTATCCTTATAATCCGGGGCATCTGATCGTTTTTCCCAAACGTCATATTCTCGCTTACGAAGAACTCACTCGGGAAGAAGTGATGGAGATTCACGATGGAACCGTAAAGGCGATTTCGATTCTAAAAAATCTTTGGAACGTTCAGGGTTTTAACTTGGGTTATAATCTCGGTAAGAATGCGGGCGGTTCCATTCCACATATTCATGAACATATTGTTCCCCGGTTTCCGAACGAAGCCGGATTTTTGGACGTATTAGCAAATTCAAGAATTGTAATCTACGAACCTTACGAAATGCACAAGGAATGGGTTCGGGTTTGGAAGGAGTTTTCCTGA
- a CDS encoding CheR family methyltransferase, which yields MTESQFGIITISDEEFQFVKSLMYKETGIFLADHKKIMVQSRLNGRAKHFGLKSVSEYIGRLRADHGFFNSELTELINRITTNKTDFFRENHHFEFLKDTFFPSLEEKAAKNGKKILRIWSSACSTGEEPYTLAITCLEYFAHKSGWDIKIYASDIDTNVINTAKEGIYKEDRLLPVDDKLKNKYFTKLKDPERGELSYQAKQQLKDLIDFRKVNLLETPYPIPEKMDCVFCRNVIIYFDKQTQKKIFENFEVVLKDRGLLVIGHSETLFGISDSYKFLGHTVYQKKPVI from the coding sequence ATGACAGAAAGCCAATTTGGGATAATTACGATTTCAGACGAGGAATTTCAATTCGTCAAATCCCTCATGTACAAAGAAACCGGAATATTCCTTGCAGATCATAAAAAGATCATGGTTCAATCCCGACTCAACGGTAGGGCAAAACATTTCGGTTTAAAGAGCGTTTCAGAGTATATCGGCAGACTTCGAGCGGATCACGGATTTTTCAACAGCGAACTCACGGAACTCATCAATCGAATTACAACGAACAAAACGGATTTCTTTCGGGAAAATCACCACTTCGAATTTCTAAAAGACACTTTTTTTCCTTCTCTGGAGGAAAAAGCCGCGAAAAACGGAAAAAAAATCCTAAGAATTTGGTCCAGCGCCTGCTCGACGGGAGAAGAACCGTACACACTCGCGATCACCTGTCTTGAATACTTCGCACATAAATCCGGATGGGATATTAAAATTTACGCATCCGACATCGATACCAACGTAATCAACACAGCAAAGGAAGGAATTTACAAAGAGGATCGACTTCTGCCCGTAGACGATAAACTCAAAAATAAATACTTCACCAAACTCAAAGATCCGGAAAGAGGAGAATTATCATATCAAGCCAAACAACAACTCAAAGACCTGATTGATTTTAGAAAAGTCAACCTCTTGGAGACCCCGTATCCGATTCCGGAAAAGATGGACTGTGTATTCTGTAGGAATGTAATCATTTACTTCGACAAACAGACTCAGAAAAAAATATTTGAAAATTTTGAAGTCGTCTTAAAAGATCGGGGACTTCTCGTAATCGGTCACTCGGAAACTTTGTTTGGAATTTCAGACAGTTACAAGTTTTTAGGACATACGGTTTATCAGAAAAAACCGGTGATATAA
- the mraY gene encoding phospho-N-acetylmuramoyl-pentapeptide-transferase, whose amino-acid sequence MFYYLYDLYFNHLDSLRIFSYVTFRALMAGLTSMFVTFWLGHKVIDFLYGLKFRESVRDDGPKSHESKKGTPTMGGLLIIGSLLLSVLLWGNLKNSNVIILSVFSLCFSALGFADDYMKSVKKIKGGMRARTKFLLSILISLVFCILFFYYTGVIPTGHSGKIPFQITDLFFPFIKGPVIALGAFAIPFSILVIIASSHAVNLTDGLDGLATGTVAISVVTLGIIAYVSGTPIVANYLNIPYLPGAHEYSVFLSALAGALFGFLWFNAHPAQVFMGDTGSLFLGATLGMIVILLKKEILLLILGAIFVGEALSVILQVGSFKLTGKRIFKMAPLHHHFELGGLKETKIVIRFWIIAVILAIISLSTLKIQ is encoded by the coding sequence ATGTTTTATTATCTCTACGATCTTTACTTCAACCATCTCGATTCTCTTCGAATTTTCAGCTACGTTACGTTTCGCGCTTTGATGGCGGGCTTGACTTCTATGTTCGTCACTTTTTGGCTTGGGCATAAAGTGATCGACTTTTTATACGGGCTCAAGTTCCGGGAATCAGTTCGAGACGACGGTCCCAAGTCTCACGAATCGAAAAAAGGAACCCCTACCATGGGCGGACTCTTGATTATAGGCTCTCTGCTTCTTTCCGTTCTACTTTGGGGCAATTTAAAAAATTCGAATGTGATCATATTATCCGTGTTTTCACTTTGTTTTTCCGCGCTCGGTTTTGCAGACGATTACATGAAATCCGTAAAAAAAATCAAAGGAGGAATGAGAGCAAGAACCAAGTTCCTTTTGTCGATTCTGATTTCCTTAGTTTTTTGTATATTATTTTTTTATTATACCGGCGTGATCCCAACCGGTCATTCCGGTAAAATTCCGTTTCAGATTACGGATCTATTTTTTCCATTCATCAAAGGCCCGGTCATCGCATTAGGCGCGTTTGCGATCCCTTTTTCGATTCTTGTAATTATCGCTTCTTCCCACGCCGTAAATTTAACGGACGGACTGGACGGACTTGCAACGGGAACCGTTGCTATCTCGGTTGTAACGTTAGGAATTATCGCATACGTTTCAGGCACCCCTATCGTAGCGAACTACTTGAACATTCCGTATCTTCCCGGCGCACATGAATATTCTGTGTTTCTTTCCGCTCTTGCAGGGGCGCTTTTTGGTTTTCTTTGGTTCAACGCGCATCCGGCCCAGGTGTTTATGGGTGATACAGGTTCCCTATTTTTAGGCGCAACACTCGGGATGATCGTGATTCTTTTGAAAAAAGAAATTCTTCTTTTGATTTTGGGAGCAATTTTTGTCGGCGAGGCTCTTTCCGTAATTCTTCAAGTCGGTTCGTTCAAACTGACCGGAAAAAGAATTTTTAAGATGGCGCCTTTGCACCATCACTTCGAGTTAGGGGGATTGAAAGAAACCAAGATCGTGATCCGTTTCTGGATCATAGCGGTTATTCTCGCCATCATTTCGCTTTCGACTTTGAAAATTCAATGA
- a CDS encoding tetratricopeptide repeat protein: MIKKNLSNLPTIGHSSAQNEGGIQLSQGVAVFPTDLSSDSSNLWVKLKLRLFKRNITFPLECVGFLSFPVSVLFCVIFCSPISAEIQWEKSVKTAFEKAKTNGKPIFIDVYADWCGYCKTLKNEIYPKKEVQLELSKFVTLSLDGDTFPNLKRKYGIKGYPSILFLDQNGSLIDKITGMPDSKMILKYLKNAYARKNLEKEYLEKLAKDPSGIKTNFQAGVYYFEAKKYTKAIQFFQKAIGADDTRDTDKKHDALFNLGISYLEVGNFKFAIDTFNSYIARYPNGDLSSVLFFRANAYEELNRKEEAKADYKKVLELTSDPEEKRDLQFRIDSLN; encoded by the coding sequence ATGATAAAGAAAAATCTCTCGAATCTTCCCACCATCGGCCACTCCTCCGCACAGAATGAGGGTGGGATTCAATTATCACAGGGGGTTGCCGTATTTCCGACGGATTTATCTTCGGATTCAAGTAATTTATGGGTAAAGTTAAAGTTGCGGCTTTTTAAACGTAACATAACGTTCCCTCTTGAGTGTGTTGGATTTTTATCTTTCCCGGTTTCCGTTTTGTTTTGTGTAATTTTTTGTTCGCCGATTTCGGCAGAGATTCAATGGGAAAAATCTGTCAAGACCGCTTTTGAAAAAGCAAAGACTAACGGAAAACCGATTTTTATCGATGTCTATGCGGATTGGTGTGGTTACTGCAAGACTTTGAAGAATGAGATCTATCCCAAAAAAGAAGTTCAGCTGGAACTTTCTAAGTTTGTTACGCTTTCTTTAGACGGTGACACCTTTCCGAATTTAAAACGCAAATACGGAATCAAAGGTTATCCCTCGATTCTTTTCTTGGATCAGAATGGAAGTCTCATCGATAAAATTACCGGGATGCCGGATTCCAAGATGATTCTCAAATATTTGAAAAACGCATACGCTCGCAAAAATTTAGAGAAAGAATATCTCGAAAAATTAGCCAAAGATCCGAGCGGGATCAAGACCAATTTTCAAGCGGGAGTTTATTATTTCGAAGCGAAAAAATATACAAAGGCCATTCAATTTTTTCAGAAAGCAATTGGCGCGGACGATACAAGGGATACGGATAAAAAACACGACGCATTATTTAATTTGGGAATTTCTTATTTAGAAGTCGGTAACTTTAAGTTTGCAATTGACACTTTCAATTCGTATATTGCCAGATATCCGAACGGGGATCTATCTTCGGTCCTTTTCTTTCGAGCAAACGCGTACGAAGAATTGAATCGAAAAGAAGAAGCAAAGGCTGATTACAAAAAGGTTCTGGAATTGACAAGCGACCCGGAAGAGAAAAGAGACCTTCAATTCAGAATCGATTCTTTGAATTAG
- a CDS encoding menaquinone biosynthetic enzyme MqnA/MqnD family protein, whose protein sequence is MKIGIVKHLNARPLTWGFEKNKEHVVVYENPAILKDYLLNGEIDLGLISSIECVRNQDAFNTYYGAGVCAREKVRSILFFQNKKEKFPPELILTDSGSKTSAALVRVLVHEKCSFVPDVEPTDSNLIREKITKGIGSHMLFGDNALLAKWDPKFYEVKDLAQWWNEITGLGFIFALWASKKALKVDDSVFIQSLEYGISHMEEIISHESRLSPVLVREYLTKELHYKITEKDRKGFLLFSEKCRKLDLL, encoded by the coding sequence TTGAAGATAGGAATTGTTAAACATTTAAACGCAAGACCGTTAACTTGGGGATTTGAAAAAAATAAGGAGCACGTAGTCGTTTACGAAAATCCGGCCATTCTGAAAGATTACCTTTTGAACGGAGAAATCGATTTGGGTTTGATTTCTTCGATCGAATGCGTTCGTAATCAGGACGCATTCAACACGTATTATGGGGCGGGAGTTTGCGCTCGGGAAAAGGTGAGATCCATCCTTTTCTTTCAAAATAAAAAGGAAAAATTTCCCCCTGAGTTGATTCTTACGGACAGCGGTTCCAAAACGAGTGCGGCGCTGGTTCGCGTTTTGGTTCACGAAAAATGCAGTTTCGTTCCGGATGTGGAACCGACCGATTCAAACCTCATTCGGGAAAAGATTACGAAAGGAATCGGTTCTCACATGCTTTTCGGGGACAATGCGCTTTTGGCAAAATGGGACCCAAAATTTTACGAGGTAAAAGACTTAGCTCAATGGTGGAATGAAATCACAGGTCTCGGTTTTATCTTTGCACTTTGGGCGAGTAAAAAAGCTTTGAAAGTGGACGATTCCGTGTTTATTCAATCTTTGGAATATGGAATTTCTCATATGGAAGAGATTATCTCTCACGAGTCCAGACTTTCTCCGGTTTTGGTGCGGGAGTATCTTACGAAGGAACTTCACTACAAAATTACGGAAAAGGATCGCAAAGGGTTTCTTCTTTTCTCGGAAAAATGTAGGAAGTTGGATCTTTTGTAA
- the rsmH gene encoding 16S rRNA (cytosine(1402)-N(4))-methyltransferase RsmH gives MEPVHYSVQGNNILQIFAGNFHKEDPVLFLDGTAGEGGHSLLFLKEFPNSKVILCDRDPVMLSRSLARLADFKERVVSIQTNFSEIDSNLLSLHGINDSPQGILLDLGISTFHLFHSGRGFSFREAEPLDMRLTPNEGINAEDVINTYSKDRLTHIFYTYGEERWSKKIAEVIVERRKQNLISYTSELANLVSKIIPRKFWPPGRHPATRIFQALRIEVNQELAHIEKGLDSLLNLLRLGGVIQVISFHSLEDRIVKNSLRDYAKQNGFELLTKKPILPSEEETKENLASRSAKLRVLRKTKSADKKYKKENFEEEE, from the coding sequence TTGGAACCGGTTCATTATTCAGTTCAAGGAAACAATATTCTTCAAATTTTTGCGGGGAACTTCCATAAAGAAGATCCCGTTTTATTTCTGGACGGAACCGCAGGAGAAGGCGGACACAGCCTTTTATTCTTAAAAGAATTTCCAAATTCCAAAGTCATACTTTGCGACAGAGATCCGGTGATGTTGTCGAGATCTCTTGCAAGACTCGCTGACTTCAAAGAAAGAGTGGTTTCGATTCAAACGAACTTTTCCGAAATCGACTCGAATCTTTTAAGTTTACACGGCATCAACGATTCTCCGCAAGGAATTCTTTTGGATTTAGGAATTTCAACGTTTCATCTTTTTCATTCCGGAAGAGGTTTCAGTTTTAGAGAAGCCGAACCATTGGACATGAGACTGACTCCGAACGAAGGTATAAATGCGGAGGACGTAATTAACACGTATTCCAAAGACAGATTGACACATATCTTTTATACCTACGGAGAAGAACGTTGGTCCAAGAAAATCGCGGAAGTCATCGTAGAAAGAAGAAAACAAAATTTGATTTCTTACACTTCCGAACTTGCGAATCTTGTTTCCAAAATTATCCCGCGTAAATTTTGGCCTCCGGGAAGACATCCCGCGACTCGGATTTTTCAAGCGCTCCGGATCGAAGTCAATCAAGAGTTGGCTCATATCGAAAAGGGACTGGATTCCCTCTTGAACCTTCTGCGCCTAGGCGGTGTGATTCAAGTGATTTCCTTTCATTCTTTGGAAGACAGGATCGTCAAAAATTCTCTTCGAGATTACGCGAAACAAAACGGATTCGAACTTCTCACCAAAAAACCGATTCTCCCTTCCGAAGAGGAAACGAAGGAGAATCTGGCTTCCCGTTCCGCAAAATTGAGAGTTCTCAGAAAAACAAAATCGGCCGATAAAAAATATAAAAAGGAAAATTTCGAGGAAGAAGAATAA